GGGCCAGCAGCACCGCCGGTGGATGCCGCACGGTACCAGCCACCACCTTGGCCTTGACGTCCACGACTGCGCCCAGGCCAAGCGGGAGCTCTACCTGGACGGCATCCTCACCGAGGGAATGGTGTTCACCATCGAACCGGGCCTGTACTTCAAGGAAGAAGACCTCGCGATCCCTGTTGAGTACCGCGGCATCGGAGTGCGGATCGAGGACGACATCCTGATGACCACGCAAGGTCCGGTCAACCTGAGCGCCGCCCTTCCGCGCAAGGCTGACGACGTGGAGAACTGGATGGCCGGCATCTATCGTGAAGCCGAGGGGACCCACTAGGAGCTGCAGAAACCAAAAGCGGGGCCACCGGAAACCATCCGGTGGCCCCGCTTTTGTGCTGGGGGAACGGCTACTGCCGCGGATCGCCCGACGGGCGCTGCTCATCGACCGGCCGCTGCTCGTCGACAGGCCGCTGCCCGGCCTGCTCCCCGCCGTCGGCCGGGCCGGCAAGGTGCTGGCCGTGGAGGCGCTGGCCTTCAGGATGCTGGGCGGCAGGCTGCTGCGGCGCGGCCTGGCCATTCGCGTCAGGACCGTTCTGGGGAAGCCGGATGCCGTACTGGGGCCGCCCGTCGGGCAGGTCGGGGTAACGCACCGCCCGCGGCGGCTCGGGGGAAGCCTGCGGCGCCCCACCGTCGTGCTGTTGTTCGGCAGGCGCACCGTAGGCCGGGTTTTCCTGCCCGGAGTTAGCGGACGACTGGCCGTACGGATCGTTCCAGCCGGAGGGCCGGGCAGGGCCCTGGCCCGGCTGCTGGTAGGGCTGGTTCTGGTAATCCCGCTGCGGGTACGGGCCGTTGCCGGCGGCAGCGTCCGAGCGCGTCATGGGCAGCTGCTGCAGGAGCCTGCGGGCCTCGTGCGCGGCCTCGGGCGAGACGATCACGTCATAACTGGTGGCCACCACCTGGCTGGTGGAGGTGAAGTCGCGCTTTCCCCGCTGCATCGCGTAGGTGACGATGCCAAAGAGCATAAAGAACGCAGCACCCATCAGCACTGACGTCAGGATGGAGAAGTACCCCGGCGACGGCGCGAAGAAGGAGAGCAACACGCCAACGAACAGGCCGAACCACATACCGCTCAGCGCACCGGACAGGGCAACCCGGGGGTAGCTCAGGCGCCCCGTTACCCGCTCCACCATCTTCAGTTCGTTGCCCACGATGGACACCATCTGCACGGGGAACTGCTGGTCGGCGAGGTAGTCCACCGCCTTCTGGGCATCCAGGTAAGAGGTGTAGGAGCCGACGGTGTCGCCGGTTGGAACGGCCCTTGCTTCGTCCATGCCGTTGGGGCCGCCAGCCTTGGGAGCACCAAATATGTTTGCCATAGTCCCATTCTTGCCCATCGGCATGTGTGCTGCCTGTAAATTCAGCTAAAAGAGAGCAGACTCGGTAGCCTGTAGGAGTGAGTACAACACCTACCCGCGTCTTCGTGGCGCGCCTGCTGGGACTCGACGTCTTCGACCCGCTGGGCGACAGGCTGGGCCGGCTGCGCGATGTTGTTGTGCTGTCCCGCGGCACCCAGGGAGCCCCGCACGTGGTGGGCATCGTGGTGGAAGTCCCCGGGAAGAAGCGCGTCTTTGTGCCCATGACGCGGATTACCTCCATCGACCAGACGCAGATCATCTGCACCGGCCTGGTCAACCTGCGCCGCTTTGAACAGCGCGGCGCCGAAACGCTGGTGGTGGCGGAGATGTTCGACCGGCGCGTCACGCTCCGGGACGGCAGCGGCGATGCCACCATCGAGGACATCGCCATGGACCAGAGCCGCTCCCACGACTGGTTCGTCAGCAAGCTTTTTGTCCGCCGGGGCCATTCCCTCTCGCCGCTGAGCCGGCTGCGCCGCAATGAAACCCTCATCATCGACTGGGCAGACGCCCAGCAGGGCCCCCGAACCGAGCCGCAGGCGGCCACCCAGTTCGTGGCAAACCACGAGGACCTCAAGCCTGCCGACTTCGCCGAAGCACTCCAGGAGATGAGCGACAAACGCCGTTTCGAGGTGGCCAGCGAGCTCCAGGACGAACGGCTGGCCGACGTCCTGCAGGAGCTTCCGGAGGATGACCAGGTGGAGATCCTCTCCGCCCTGGACGTCCAGCGCGCCGCCGATGTGCTGGAGGAGATGGACCCCGACGACGCCGCTGACCTCCTGGGCGAACTCCCCTCCGCCCAGGCCGAAGAGCTGCTCCAGCTGATGGAGCCCGAGGGTGCAGAGGACGTCCGGCGCCTCCTGGAGTACGACGAGGACACGGCCGGCGGCCTGATGACGCCCGTGCCGGTAATCCTGCCGCCCGAGGCCACGGTTGCCGAGGCCCTCGCCCACGTGCGGCGCGAGGAGCTCTCCCCCGCACTGGCCTCCTCCATCTTCATCGCCCGGCCGCCGCTGGAGACGCCCACCGGCCGGTTCCTGGGCGTGGTCCACATCCAGCAGCTCCTCCGTTTCCCGCCCTTCGAGTCGCTCGGCAACCTCGTGGACAAGAACCTGGAGCCCCTGTCCGACCAGGCGCATATCAGTGAAGTGGCACGGACCTTGGCTACCTACAACCTGAACTCCCTTCCGGTGGTCAACGACTCCGGCCGGCTTGTGGGGGCGGTGACCGTCGATGACGTTCTGGATCATCTGTTGCCCGATGACTGGCGCGCGCACGATGGCGAAGCCCCGATAAGAAGGCTCGGTGGCCGCATTGGCTGACATCAGTGCTCCGAAGAACCCCGCACAGCGTCCACCCTCCAAGACGGCGTCCGTGGGCAGCCTCGATACACCGCTGAGCGGCCGCCAGCGGATCCTGCCCAAGTTCTCCCCGGACCCGGACGCATTTGGCCATGCCACTGAGGGCTTTGCCCGGTTTATGGGCACGCCGCAGTTCCTGGTTTACATGACGGTGTTCGTCGTCATCTGGCTTGCGTGGAACACCTGGGCCCCGCTGGAATGGCAGTTCGACTCGCGCGATCTCGGCTTCACCCTGCTGACCCTGATGCTGTCCCTGCAGGCGTCCTACGCGGCGCCCCTGCTGCTGCTCGCGCAAAACCGCCAGGACGACCGCGACCGCGTGTCGCTGCAGCAGGACCGCCAGCGCGCCGAACGCAACCTGTCCGATACGGAGTACCTGACGCGGGAACTCGCGTCGCTGCGGATCGCCCTCCGTGAGGTGGCAACGAGGGACTACGTCCGCGCCGAACTGCGCTCGCTCCTGGAGGACATGCTGGAAGCCCAGGAAGAGCTCCGTACCCATGATTCAACCGGCCAGGGGCAACACGAGTCCCCGCGCGACAAGGTCAGGGAAAAACTCAAGGAACAGCGCGAACGGCAGCGGAACCCCCGCACCCAACAGATCCCCCGGGTCAAACCCGGCCATTCAACCCAGGAACGTTAATTGAGCGCACCTACCGCCAGCCCGTTGCCCGGGGCGGTCGACGCCGCCCTCGCCACAGTCATCGATCCCGAACTCCGCCGTCCCATCACCGAACTGGGCATGGTGGAGTCAGTGGAATTCTCCGACGGCGGCAGGGTGGCCCTTACGGTCCTGCTCACCATCGCCGGTTGCCCGCTGCGGGACACCATCACTGCCGACGCCACCAGGGCGCTGCTGGCAGTTCCCGGAGTGACCGCCGTTGACGTTGATCTCAAGGTGATGACCCAGGAACAGCGTGATGCCCTCAAGGAACTGCTCCGGGGTGCAGGAGGACAGCGGGGCATCCCGTTCAACCAGCCGGACTCGCTGACCAAGGTCTACGCCGTGGCCAGCGGCAAGGGCGGCGTGGGCAAATCCTCCGTGACCGTCAACCTTGCCTGCGCCCTGGCGGCGCAGGGGCTGCGCGTAGGAATCGTTGACGCCGACGTTTACGGCTTCTCCGTTCCGGCGCTGATGGGGATCACGCAGGCGCCCACCCGGGTGGACGACATGATCCTTCCGCCGGTTGCCTACGGCGTGAAGGTGATCTCCATCGGGATGTTCGTCAGCGGCAACCAGCCGGTGGCCTGGCGCGGGCCAATGCTGCACCGCGCCCTGGAGCAGTTCCTGACCGATGTGTACTTCGGCGACCTGGACGCCCTGTTCCTGGACCTGCCGCCCGGCACCGGAGACATTGCCATCTCCGTGGCCCAGCTGCTGCCCAAGGCCGAGATCCTGGTGGTCACTACGCCGCAGGCCGCCGCGGCGGACGTCGCCGAGCGGGCCGGCGCCATCGCCACCCAGACGGGGCAGAAGGTTGCCGGCGTGATCGAGAACATGTCCTACCTGGAGCTGCCCGACGGCGGCAGGATGGATTTGTTCGGAAGCGGCGGCGGGACTGTACTCGCCGAGAGGCTCACGGCCACCGTGGGCGAAGATGTTCCGCTGCTGGGGCAGATCCCACTGGATATCAAACTCCGGGAGGGCGGCGACACCGGGACGCCGATCGTGCTGGGTCAGGCCGGGACGCCTGCTGCCGAGGCGCTTTCAGGGATTGCCGGCCGGCTGGCTGCCAAGCCTCGGGGGCTGGCCGGCATGAAGCTGGGGCTTCAGCCCCGCTGACCTGTCCGGTCAGCATTCCCTGGCCGGTCGGCTAGGTAGCTTCCGTATCGTAGGGTGCCGCTTCGCCGGGCGGAAGCGACTGCACCAAGCGCTCCGGCCGTCGTAGAGCCGCAGCGTCAGCCCCGGCGACGGCAGCGGCGCCGGAGACGGCAGCAACTGCAGCAGGCGCACCGGCGCTGACGGGCTTGGAGTCGTCGTCCAGAAGCGCTTCCTTGATGATGCGCCGGGGATCGTACTGGCGGGGATCATACTTCTTCCAGTCGACATCGTCGATGTCGATGCCCACTTCTTCCTTGATCTGCTCGCGCGCACCGGAGGCCATCCGGCGGACTTCCTTGACCAGGTTGGCGAGTTTCTGCGTGTATTCGGGCAGCCGCTGGGGGCCGATCACGAGGACGCCAATGATCAGCAGAAGAAAGAACTCCGGGCCGTTGATTCCAAACACTTTAGGAAGATTACCCTCTCCGGGCTGCCGGTGACGATTCCCGTCCGTGGGCGGCGGAAACTGTCCGCACTACTGAATAAAAAGGGCCACGATCTTGTTGACTCCGCGTTGCAGCCTGGTCGCCACCGGCTCCCCGCCCCGCGCCGGCCCCTCGTCCACGACTTCGGCGGAAACACCCTCCGCCGCGTGCTCGCTGAGGCGCTGCAGGATGGGCAAGGCGTCGTCCGCTTGTTCCGCCGGCAGGTTGGACTCGTAGGTGAAAATCCGGCCCGGCAGCCGGTAGGCGGCAGACCAGGGCGAGGAAGCGAGGACTTGCAGCGACTCCCCGCCAGCCGCAACGGCCCGGTCCGCTTCCGGCCCGGCAGTATGGCGTTCCGTGAGGGTGGCATAGTGCGTCCCGTCGGAGAGCTTCAGCTCAACGGCCGGCGCACCGTCAAGCACCAGGGCCCTCGCAGACTCGAGGTGGAATCCCATCCCCTCAAGTTCCGGACATACCCAGCCCTCGGAGCGCAGGGAAGACAGACGTTCGGCGCTCAGTGCCCTGCCGTCGGCTGGCGTCTGCGAGGAAACGTGGGCGAGGGTGGCGGCCGCTGCCGGACCACCTGCCTGGGCAGGGTCGCCGGCAACGGCAAAGGCGCCGGCGGCAAGAACCCCGGCCGCTGCCACTGTGCCGCCGGCAGACATCGCCAAGATACGGACCGCCGGGCGGGCGGCTTGGCGGTGGGGGTCCGAAAGCGTGGGCCGGGCTGCCAGCTCCTGGGTCCTGGCGAGGAGCCGGGCGGTCAGGTCATCGCTCGCCGGCGGGATGGGGGCCTCGCGCAGCCGCTCCAGGTACTGGCGTTCCCGGCGCATGGCTGAGGCGCAGTCGTGGCACGACCGGATGTGGCTGGCAGTGCGCTGATGCCTGCGTCCGAGCGGAAAATGGGGCCTCATGCGCCGTTCAGAGGATTCCGGCGATGCGCGGCAGCGACAGCTTGGGCCTGGACTGTTGCGGACGCGGGTCGCGGTGGGCCAGCTTCTCGCGAAGCATGGTCCGGCCACGGTGGATCCGCGAGCGGACCGTACCGAGCTTGACGCCCAGGGCCTCTGCCACTTCGTCGTAGGACAAGCCTTCAAGGTCGCACAGAACCACAGCCGCACGGAAGTCCGGCGGGAGTTCCTCAAGCGCCGCCTGGACGTCGAGGTCCAGGTTGTTCAGCTCAAAGCTTTGTTCCGGCCCGGGTTCGCGGCCGGGGATCCTCGACTCGGCATCCTCGGCAAGGGCATCGAAGCGGATGCGGGTTTTGCGGCGCGCCTGGTCCAGGAAAAGGTTGGTGGTGATGCGGTGCAGCCAACCGTCCAGCGTTCCGGGCTTGAAGTTTTCCAGCGACCGGAAGACGCGGACGAAAACCTCCTGGGTGAGGTCCTCGGCGTCGAACTTGTTTCCCGTCAGGCGGTAGGCAAGCCGGTAAACCTTGGCGGAGTGGTTGGTCACCACTTCTTCCCAAGTGGGACGGACCCACTCGGCCTCGGCATTATGTGCTGCAGGGACAGGTGCCACAACTGATGATGACATCGTCCACTCCCCTCATGGAATGCTAACGCCCGGATACTGTTGACATCTCTAATTCGGCGCCGACCACCCTTCGGATGACCGGATAATAATCATTTCAAACTTGGCTGGGAATTTCCTGACCGACGGAAAACTTCAGCCGTAGGCGCAACAGCCCGCCTTCCCGGTTGCCGGCGCCGGACACAGTAGGCTGTAGAGGATACTCCCCCTTGCCGCCCAGAAAGCGAATATCCATGAGCGCCGACAAGTCCATCAGCTGGTCCTATGCAGAAGATCTGCCCGCTGAGGATGAGGTCATGCTTCGGGCCCGGGAGCGCTCCTTCGAACTCGGCGTGACCCCCATCGGGCCCGGCGTGGGCGCCGTCCTCACCGTACTGGCCGCGGCTTCCAAAGCCCAGACCGCCGTCGAAATCGGAACCGGAGCCGGGGTTTCGGGCGTCTGCCTGCTCCGGGGCCTCGGTCCGCAGGCCGTCCTCACCACCATCGACGTGGACGTTGAACACCTCAAGGCCGCCCGCGAAGCTTTCTCGGAGGCGGGCAGCCCGGCCAACCGGACGCGCACCATCTCCGGCCGGGCGGGCGACGTGCTGCCACGGCTCACAGACGGCGCCTACGACCTCGTTTTCATTGACGCCGACAAGCCCGGACTTCCCGGCTACGTGGAGCAGGCCATCCGGCTCCTGAAGCCCGCCGGACTGCTGATCATCAATGACGCACTGGACAAGGACAAGGTAGCCAACCCTGCCGGCCGGGAAGCCACCACGGTGGTCCTGCGCCAGGTGGGAAAGAGCATCCGCGACGACGAGAGGCTGGCTTCGGCCATGCTTCCCACCGGCGACGGCCTGCTGGTAGCGGTCAAAAAATAAGACAGGCTCCGCAGCCTTTCGGGGCTGCGGACCCTGTCCCGCACGATTATTCGGTGACGCCGACCAGGCATTCCCGAAGGTTGGCCGCTTCGGCAGCATTCAGTTCGACCACCAGGCGCCCGCCGCCTTCGAGCGGGACGCGCATGATCAGGCTGCGGCCCTCCTTGGTGACTTCCATTGGGCCGTCGCCGGTGCGTGGTTTCATAGCCGCCATGAGGAATTCCCCTCCATTTTGTCCCAGGACTGATCAGCCCGGGCGGGCTGTGTCCGCATGTAGATCAAGCTGCCATGACGGAGTGGATTGACGCCGCCAGGGCCCCGCATATTCTGAATGCTTTTTGTCCTTGCTTACTTACCATTATCGCGGAATTACCCGCGCGTAGCTAATCGATGGACATTTGGGGCAGGGCACAATTTGCACTCTGACCTGCAGGGAAGTCCATAATCCTAGGGCGGATAATCTCCCCCGCCCGGCAGTTGCGCCCAGGCCCACAGCCACACGATCCAGACGATCTGCAGCAGCAGGAACATCACCACAAGCGTCGCCCGGTAAGCCTTGGACCGGGACAGCAGCGCGGCCCCCAGCGCCAGTGGAAAAAGCGGCAGCAGCATGCGGAAGGTACTGGTCTGCGGGTGGAGGAACATGACCAGGTACCCCATGTAGCAGGCGCACCACAGGCGGAGTTCGACGCCGAGACGGACCACCGGGGGCAGGTACAGCATCGCAGTGAACAGAGCCACAAAGACGAAGGGCGCCAGGATGCCCAGCACCGGGCCGAAGAGGGCGACGCCGGTATCGAACCACGGCTTGAAGGGAACCAGGTCGTGGCCCCGCCACACGGTTTCGGTCTTGGTATAGGCCTGCATATCGCCCGTGACTGCCCATGCCGCGGCGGGCCAGGCCAGTGCCGAGGCGCCAGCTACTGCCGCCAGGGCGGTGAGGGCGACGAGGCCGGGCGTCGTATGGAATCCCGCTTCACTGCGGCGGAGGCGCTGCACCAGACGGAAGATCAACAGGATGCTGAGCATAGCGGCGAAGGGAACGCCCACCGGCCGGGAAAGGCACAGCAGCACCACCACCGGGATGGCCCGCCAGTACTGCCGCCGGACCACGAGCAGCAGCGCCGCCGCAAGCAACAGCAATGACAGCGGCTCGCCATAGGGCACCTGGAGCACCGCGGACACAGGGAACGTGGCAAAAAAGGCCACCCCCCACAGTGCGGTCCCATGGGCCGCCTTGTGCCGGAACAGCGCGTAAGCCACGAGGGCGGCGCCAAGGCCGGACAGCATTGCGATGATGGTCAGCGAGGCAGCCGGAGTCAACCCGGTGAGCCTGCCCAGCCCGCCTGCCAGTGACGGGAACAACGGATAAAAGGCCCAAGTATTCTCCTGCACGTTGCCCGCAGCATCCACGGGAAGCGTGCTGGGGTAGCCGCCCTCGATCACCCTGGCGTACCACCGCGCGTCCCAGATGTTGATGAAGTTCCAGTAGTCAGGCTTTGCCGGGAACCAGGGGTTGGGACCCTGATGCAGGGCCGCGGCCATAAAGATGCCGGCGCTGACGAGCCTCGCCATGACATAGATGGCGGTTACCTGCAGCCACCAGGGCCAGCCCCGGAGGGTCGTGCGGGAACGGAGCGCCAGTGAGCGGACTGATGCCGCAACTCCTGTCCCACGCCGGATCGCAGTACTCAAGCCGGTCCCTCCCCTGTGGCCGGCTCCCCCGTGCCGGGCTCACGTACTTCGGTTTCTCCCGGCAATGCCCGCTGCCGTTCGGACTCCAGTGCAGCTGTCGAAAGTTCCAAGGCCACCAGCCGGGCCTTCAGCGTCTCCACCTCATGCCGGCTGGCGGCAAGCTGATCCCGCAGCTCATCAAGTACCTGGTCCACCTGGTCCATCCGGTAGCCCCGGAGGCCCAGGGAAAAGCGGACGCTGTCCACGTCCTCGGGTGCGGCACGGGCGGGCAGCAGCACCGGCGGCAAGTTTGCCGGCGGCTCCTCCAGGCCGGCATCCAGCAGGGCCGGCAGCGGGCGGCCGCCCTGCTTGCCAGCGCGCCGCCCGACGCTTGCCCACAGGACGGCGGCGATCAGCAATACGGCGAGGAAGACCAGAAAAAAACTCACCACCCCATCGTGCCAGACCTGCCGGCCGTGGCTACTCCGGGCGCTGTTCGCCATTCAGGGAAGGGGTGATGGCTTCGTGGAGCACGCGGTCCACCGCTTCCGAGGGGTTATCCACCACCTGGATCAGGTCCAGGTCCTTCGCCGACACCATGCCCTCAGCCACCAAGGTTCCCTTGATCCATTCGATCATCGGACCCCAGAAGTCCACGCCAAGCAGGACAATCGGGAAGGAGGTCACCTTGCGGGTCTGCACCAGGACCATGGCTTCAAAGAGTTCGTCCAGTGTGCCCAGGCCGCCCGGCAGGACGATGAATCCCTGGGCGTACTTAACGAACATGGTCTTGCGCGCGAAGAAGTACCGGAAGTTGATGCCCAGGTCCACCCACTGGTTCAGGCCCTGCTCAAACGGCAGTTCGATGCCCAGTCCCACGGACACCCCGTTACCTTCAACCGTGCCGCGGTTGGCTGCTTCCATGGAACCCGGTCCGCCCCCGGTAATGACAGCGACACCGGCCTCGGCCAGCTTCCGGCCCACCTCGACGCCCATCTCGTAATAGGGGCTGCCGGGCTTTGTCCGGGCAGAACCGAAGACGCTCACGGCGGGCCCCAGGTCCGCAAGCGCCCCGAAGCCCTCCACGAACTCGCTTTGAATCCTCATGACCCGCCACGGATCAGTATGCACAAACTGGCCGGGCCCTTTGGTATCAAGCAGATGCTGATCGGACATCTCCACCGCCGCCTGTTTGCGGCGAAGCTCAAGGGGTCCCTTACGGCGCGGCTGGATGTTTTTGGCCGGATCTGCACTGATACTCATTCCCCTAGGCTAACCCGCCGGCGCGAGGTATCTCTTGAATCACGATCCTCAGGAACCTGCGGTGATTCCCGTCATAACCTGCCGTTGTTCGCTAGATTCTTCCTATGACTACTCATGTGCCCGGCGATACCCTCGTCTCCCTGAACGCCGTAAATAAGCACTACGGCCAGCTGCACGTTTTGAAGGACATCAATCTGCAGGTCCGCAAGGGCGAGGTTGTTGTGGTCATCGGGCCTTCGGGCTCCGGTAAGTCCACCCTGTGCCGCGCCATCAACCGTCTTGAAACCATTGAAGGCGGCACTATCAGCATCGACGGAAAGGTTCTTCCCGAGGAAGGCAAGGAACTCGCGCAGCTCCGTGCCGACGTCGGAATGGTCTTCCAGTCGTTCAATCTCTTCGCACACAAAACCATTCTCGAAAACGTCACCCTCGGCCCCATCAAGGTCAAGAATGTTTCGAAGGCAACAGCGGACAAGGACGCCATGGCGCTGCTCGAACGCGTGGGCGTCGGACACCAGGCCCCGAAGCTGCCGGCACAGTTGTCCGGCGGCCAGCAGCAGCGCGTTGCCATTGCCCGTGCCCTTGCCATGAAGCCCAAGGTCATGCTGTTCGACGAACCCACCTCGGCGCTGGACCCCGAAATGATCAACGAGGTCCTGGACGTTATGGTCCAGCTCGCCAAAGAGGGCATGACCATGATCGTGGTCACCCACGAGATGGGCTTCGCCCGCAAGGCCGCAGACCGCGTGGTCTTTATGGCCGACGGCCAGATCGTTGAGGACGCCACTCCTGAGGAGTTCTTTACCAATCCCAAGAGCGACCGTGCCAAGGATTTCCTCTCCAAGCTCCTCACCCACTGAAGCACCTCCGAACAAACACTCTGAGTTCGCACCCAGGCCGTGATCCGCGGCCACCAATGAAAGGAATGTCATGAAGGCATTTTTGACCCGGCGGAAGTCATTCTTCGTGGCGGCTACCGCTGCCCTGGCCTTGTCCCTGAGCGCCTGCGGCGGTGGCGACGCCGGATCGTCCAGCAACCCCAGCCCGGTTGAGAAGCCCACGTTCGCGGCGGGCACCACCATGGAAAAGCTCGCCTCCGCCGGCACCATCAAGATCGGCACCAAGTATGACCAGCCGCTCTTCGGCCAGGTGGGCCTGGACGGCAAGCCTGTCGGGTTCGACGTTGAAATCGGGAAGCTGGTCGCCGCCAAGCTGGGCATCCCCGCAGACAAGATCGAGTGGTCCGAAACGGTTTCCGCCAACCGGGAACCGTTCATTGAGCAGGGCAAGGTTGACCTGGTCATCGCCACCTACACCATCAATGACAAGCGCAAGCAGGTGGTCAGCTTCGCCGGACCCTACTACGAGGCCGGCCAGGCGCTGATGGTCCTTAAGGACAACGACACCATCAAGAAGCCCGAAGACGTTAAGGGCAAGAAGGTCTGCTCGGTCACGGGTTCAACCCCTGCGGCCACGATCGTGGAGAAGTACGGAGCCGAACTGGCCCCGGCCCAGACCTACTCCGCCTGCCTTGAGCCGCTGCGCAACAAGCAGGTTGAAGCCATCACCACGGACAACGTGATCCTCGCCGGCTTCGTGGACAAGGAACCGGACGCCTTCAAGCTCGCCTCGGACGAGACCTTCACCAAGGAGCCCTACGGCATCGGCCTGAAGAAGGACGACACCGAGTTCCGCAACTGGATCAACGACCAGCTGGAGGCATTCGAGAAGGACGGCTCCTACGAGAAGGCCTGGGAAGCAA
This genomic interval from Arthrobacter sp. SLBN-100 contains the following:
- a CDS encoding general stress protein, with amino-acid sequence MANIFGAPKAGGPNGMDEARAVPTGDTVGSYTSYLDAQKAVDYLADQQFPVQMVSIVGNELKMVERVTGRLSYPRVALSGALSGMWFGLFVGVLLSFFAPSPGYFSILTSVLMGAAFFMLFGIVTYAMQRGKRDFTSTSQVVATSYDVIVSPEAAHEARRLLQQLPMTRSDAAAGNGPYPQRDYQNQPYQQPGQGPARPSGWNDPYGQSSANSGQENPAYGAPAEQQHDGGAPQASPEPPRAVRYPDLPDGRPQYGIRLPQNGPDANGQAAPQQPAAQHPEGQRLHGQHLAGPADGGEQAGQRPVDEQRPVDEQRPSGDPRQ
- a CDS encoding magnesium transporter MgtE N-terminal domain-containing protein, whose protein sequence is MSTTPTRVFVARLLGLDVFDPLGDRLGRLRDVVVLSRGTQGAPHVVGIVVEVPGKKRVFVPMTRITSIDQTQIICTGLVNLRRFEQRGAETLVVAEMFDRRVTLRDGSGDATIEDIAMDQSRSHDWFVSKLFVRRGHSLSPLSRLRRNETLIIDWADAQQGPRTEPQAATQFVANHEDLKPADFAEALQEMSDKRRFEVASELQDERLADVLQELPEDDQVEILSALDVQRAADVLEEMDPDDAADLLGELPSAQAEELLQLMEPEGAEDVRRLLEYDEDTAGGLMTPVPVILPPEATVAEALAHVRREELSPALASSIFIARPPLETPTGRFLGVVHIQQLLRFPPFESLGNLVDKNLEPLSDQAHISEVARTLATYNLNSLPVVNDSGRLVGAVTVDDVLDHLLPDDWRAHDGEAPIRRLGGRIG
- a CDS encoding DUF1003 domain-containing protein; this translates as MAALADISAPKNPAQRPPSKTASVGSLDTPLSGRQRILPKFSPDPDAFGHATEGFARFMGTPQFLVYMTVFVVIWLAWNTWAPLEWQFDSRDLGFTLLTLMLSLQASYAAPLLLLAQNRQDDRDRVSLQQDRQRAERNLSDTEYLTRELASLRIALREVATRDYVRAELRSLLEDMLEAQEELRTHDSTGQGQHESPRDKVREKLKEQRERQRNPRTQQIPRVKPGHSTQER
- a CDS encoding Mrp/NBP35 family ATP-binding protein; the protein is MSAPTASPLPGAVDAALATVIDPELRRPITELGMVESVEFSDGGRVALTVLLTIAGCPLRDTITADATRALLAVPGVTAVDVDLKVMTQEQRDALKELLRGAGGQRGIPFNQPDSLTKVYAVASGKGGVGKSSVTVNLACALAAQGLRVGIVDADVYGFSVPALMGITQAPTRVDDMILPPVAYGVKVISIGMFVSGNQPVAWRGPMLHRALEQFLTDVYFGDLDALFLDLPPGTGDIAISVAQLLPKAEILVVTTPQAAAADVAERAGAIATQTGQKVAGVIENMSYLELPDGGRMDLFGSGGGTVLAERLTATVGEDVPLLGQIPLDIKLREGGDTGTPIVLGQAGTPAAEALSGIAGRLAAKPRGLAGMKLGLQPR
- a CDS encoding Sec-independent protein translocase TatB, whose product is MFGINGPEFFLLLIIGVLVIGPQRLPEYTQKLANLVKEVRRMASGAREQIKEEVGIDIDDVDWKKYDPRQYDPRRIIKEALLDDDSKPVSAGAPAAVAAVSGAAAVAGADAAALRRPERLVQSLPPGEAAPYDTEAT
- a CDS encoding anti-sigma factor, which produces MRPHFPLGRRHQRTASHIRSCHDCASAMRRERQYLERLREAPIPPASDDLTARLLARTQELAARPTLSDPHRQAARPAVRILAMSAGGTVAAAGVLAAGAFAVAGDPAQAGGPAAAATLAHVSSQTPADGRALSAERLSSLRSEGWVCPELEGMGFHLESARALVLDGAPAVELKLSDGTHYATLTERHTAGPEADRAVAAGGESLQVLASSPWSAAYRLPGRIFTYESNLPAEQADDALPILQRLSEHAAEGVSAEVVDEGPARGGEPVATRLQRGVNKIVALFIQ
- the sigE gene encoding RNA polymerase sigma factor SigE; amino-acid sequence: MSSSVVAPVPAAHNAEAEWVRPTWEEVVTNHSAKVYRLAYRLTGNKFDAEDLTQEVFVRVFRSLENFKPGTLDGWLHRITTNLFLDQARRKTRIRFDALAEDAESRIPGREPGPEQSFELNNLDLDVQAALEELPPDFRAAVVLCDLEGLSYDEVAEALGVKLGTVRSRIHRGRTMLREKLAHRDPRPQQSRPKLSLPRIAGIL
- a CDS encoding O-methyltransferase, yielding MSADKSISWSYAEDLPAEDEVMLRARERSFELGVTPIGPGVGAVLTVLAAASKAQTAVEIGTGAGVSGVCLLRGLGPQAVLTTIDVDVEHLKAAREAFSEAGSPANRTRTISGRAGDVLPRLTDGAYDLVFIDADKPGLPGYVEQAIRLLKPAGLLIINDALDKDKVANPAGREATTVVLRQVGKSIRDDERLASAMLPTGDGLLVAVKK
- a CDS encoding DUF3117 domain-containing protein translates to MAAMKPRTGDGPMEVTKEGRSLIMRVPLEGGGRLVVELNAAEAANLRECLVGVTE
- a CDS encoding DivIVA domain-containing protein; the protein is MSFFLVFLAVLLIAAVLWASVGRRAGKQGGRPLPALLDAGLEEPPANLPPVLLPARAAPEDVDSVRFSLGLRGYRMDQVDQVLDELRDQLAASRHEVETLKARLVALELSTAALESERQRALPGETEVREPGTGEPATGEGPA
- a CDS encoding TIGR00730 family Rossman fold protein; this encodes MSISADPAKNIQPRRKGPLELRRKQAAVEMSDQHLLDTKGPGQFVHTDPWRVMRIQSEFVEGFGALADLGPAVSVFGSARTKPGSPYYEMGVEVGRKLAEAGVAVITGGGPGSMEAANRGTVEGNGVSVGLGIELPFEQGLNQWVDLGINFRYFFARKTMFVKYAQGFIVLPGGLGTLDELFEAMVLVQTRKVTSFPIVLLGVDFWGPMIEWIKGTLVAEGMVSAKDLDLIQVVDNPSEAVDRVLHEAITPSLNGEQRPE
- a CDS encoding amino acid ABC transporter ATP-binding protein, translating into MTTHVPGDTLVSLNAVNKHYGQLHVLKDINLQVRKGEVVVVIGPSGSGKSTLCRAINRLETIEGGTISIDGKVLPEEGKELAQLRADVGMVFQSFNLFAHKTILENVTLGPIKVKNVSKATADKDAMALLERVGVGHQAPKLPAQLSGGQQQRVAIARALAMKPKVMLFDEPTSALDPEMINEVLDVMVQLAKEGMTMIVVTHEMGFARKAADRVVFMADGQIVEDATPEEFFTNPKSDRAKDFLSKLLTH